The following coding sequences lie in one Crassostrea angulata isolate pt1a10 chromosome 10, ASM2561291v2, whole genome shotgun sequence genomic window:
- the LOC128167151 gene encoding uncharacterized protein LOC128167151: MDKAFYVQSLVPKDIATNTYYVTRGSRPPTMDLKIRDNVFVYVNVDFVPGFDLDNEVISIPGAVVSTFKDTLVTFPRYCLMKWINKENKYIDENDKNFIWRSCSSSFERFMFDLCVVSEERCYIRTACRVMKTLVHMLRHRQNQAAILLSSYHLKTVAMYCILLLAVPTKLTSPGYRLSGVREALGYFLSFLKSALEKEVLPDFFLGNEHLDKIFPGSYFSKIRIKYNLFDKETPELVKAAKFGFPEFERVLSGCFDAWNLNPKVVNFFETRLDD, encoded by the coding sequence ATGGATAAAGCATTTTACGTTCAGTCATTGGTTCCAAAAGATATAGCTACGAACACTTATTACGTTACAAGAGGATCCCGACCCCCTACAATGGACTTAAAAATTAGAGACAACGTGTTTGTATATGTAAACGTTGATTTTGTTCCTGGATTTGATCTAGACAACGAAGTAATATCCATCCCTGGGGCCGTTGTGTCAACGTTTAAAGACACACTTGTTACCTTCCCAAGATATTGCCTCATGAAATGgattaacaaagaaaataaatacattgatgaaaatgacaaaaatttcaTATGGCGAAGTTGTTCATCGTCATTTGAAAGATTCATGTTCGATCTATGCGTTGTCAGCGAGGAAAGATGCTACATCAGAACCGCGTGTCGCGTTATGAAAACCTTGGTACATATGCTGAGACATCGCCAAAACCAGGCGGCAATACTGCTGTCGTCATACCACCTGAAGACCGTCGCCATGTACTGCATCCTTCTGTTAGCCGTGCCTACGAAGCTGACGTCACCGGGTTATCGCCTCAGTGGCGTCCGCGAGGCTTTGGGATACTTTCTGTCATTTTTGAAGTCAGCACTAGAAAAAGAAGTCCTGCCAGATTTTTTCCTCGGAAATGAACACCTGGATAAAATCTTTCCGGGATCGTATTTCTCGAAAATTCGCATCAAATACAacttatttgataaagaaactCCGGAGCTTGTAAAGGCGGCGAAATTTGGTTTTCCTGAATTTGAGAGAGTCCTTTCTGGATGTTTTGATGCTTGGAATTTAAACCCTAAAGTTGTGAACTTTTTTGAGACAAGACTCGACGATTAA
- the LOC128165951 gene encoding uncharacterized protein LOC128165951, with translation MTFCTVCKKYVKRTQQAIMCDGCEKWTHRKCNTGISVADYKEAVSTKSDIPFRCHMLWRKATEIGLSSAYRHDDGTHDLIRMVLGLPFLPENHIAPAFRQLRGLATTPQLEELMTYLEETWITNPMWPTKCWSVYRQSIRTNNDVEGWHRRLNDKSPNGQLPFYILVPLLHQEASLLPLQRKLVSEGKLCRRQRKTGQQQRIFRLWDKYEDKQLRSRRFLFLCGKVIGPIDK, from the exons ATGACTTTCTGTACTGTGTGCAAGAAATACGTTAAGCGTACTCAACAAGCCATTATGTGTGATGGATGTGAGAAATGGACCCATCGGAAATGCAACACTG GCATTTCGGTTGCGGACTACAAAGAAGCTGTCAGTACCAAGTCTGACATTCCTTTCCGATGTCACATGT TATGGCGAAAGGCAACAGAAATAGGATTGTCTTCAGCATACCGACATGACGACGGGACTCACGACCTGATTCGCATGGTCCTAGGACTACCCTTCCTTCCAGAGAACCACATAGCACCAGCTTTTAGACAACTACGTGGACTGGCTACCACACCGCAATTAGAG gaacTGATGACTTACTTGGAGGAAACCTGGATCACCAATCCAATGTGGCCAACCAAATGCTGGTCTGTGTATCGGCAGTCCATTCGGACGAACAATGACGTTGAAGGTTGGCATCGTCGCCTCAACGACAAGTCCCCAAATGGACAGCTGCCTTTCTACATATTGGTGCCACTTCTCCACCAAGAGGCGTCACTACTTCCCCTCCAGCGGAAACTGGTATCGGAAGGAAAGCTTTGCCGCCGACAGAGGAAAACTGGCCAACAACAGCGAATCTTTCGGTTGTGGGACAAGTATGAAGACAAGCAACTTCGTTCTCGTCGGTTCCTCTTCCTCTGTGGTAAAGTCATTGGACCAATCGACAAATAG
- the LOC128167150 gene encoding manganese-dependent ADP-ribose/CDP-alcohol diphosphatase-like isoform X1, giving the protein MCRNFLLLARFIYRKTTKFSAMADVSGRIPHFKFGLIADVQYADSENGFNFSRTSERFYRKSLTLLEEAVQHWKQAKVDCVLQLGDIIDGKCRPEKQSEKCLQRVLNQFNELQGDVYHVWGNHELYNFERKVLLTSDLAPSPGCSSPPDSAYYSVVLHPKLLLVAMDCYEVSLLGVDNSYKYYDQAWKTLGAINKNDTWNSPEGLVGLDTRFVKYNGGCSTRQVQWLDQELTEARRKKQNVIVIGHLPVLESSAHAANLLWNFDDVLQVLSSHEDSVLCYCSGHDHDGGYAQDSAGIHHITFAGVIEAIDNNPFGTAHLYDNQLMLYGNGNVPNICMDLKYPIASGDS; this is encoded by the exons ATGTGCCGTAACTTTTTACTTTTAGCTCGTTTTATCTACAGAAAGACAACCAAGTTTT CTGCTATGGCGGACGTCTCTGGGCGCATTCCCCACTTCAAGTTTGGTCTTATAGCAGACGTACAATACGCAGATTCAGAAAATGGATTCAATTTTAGCAGAACAAGCGAAAGATTCTACCGTAAATCCCTGACGCTGTTGGAGGAAGCCGTTCAACATTGGAAGCAGGCGAAAGTTGATTGCGTTCTACAACTAGGCGACATCATTGACGGTAAATGTCGTCCAGAGAAACAATCTGAAAAATGTCTGCAAAGAGTACTAAATCAATTCAATGAACTTCAGGGGGACGTGTATCATGTATGGGGAAATCACGAACTGTACAATTTCGAGCGGAAGGTTTTGTTAACCTCTGACCTGGCCCCAAGTCCCGGATGTAGCTCCCCACCCGACAGTGCTTACTACTCCGTTGTCCTTCATCCCAAACTCCTCCTAGTGGCCATGGACTGTTACGAAGTCAGCTTACTAGGGGTGGACAACTCTTACAAATATTACGACCAGGCATGGAAGACTCTGGGTGCCATAAACAAGAACGACACGTGGAACAGTCCAGAGGGTCTGGTTGGCTTGGATACGAGGTTCGTGAAGTACAACGGTGGGTGTTCCACGAGGCAGGTCCAGTGGCTAGACCAAGAGCTGACAGAGGCTAGAAGAAAGAAGCAGAATGTTATAGTTATCG GCCACCTCCCTGTGTTGGAAAGCAGCGCGCACGCGGCAAACTTACTATGGAACTTTGACGACGTTTTGCAAGTTCTGAGCTCCCACGAAGACAGCGTATTATGCTATTGTAGCGGCCATGATCATGATGGTGGATACGCTCAAGATAGTGCTGGAATTCACCATATCACATTTGCCGGAGTGATAGAAGCCATCGACAACAACCCGTTCGGTACAGCACATCTCTATGACAACCAGCTTATGCTCTACGGAAATGGAAATGTACCCAATATATGTATGGACTTGAAGTATCCAATAGCAAGTGGAGACAGTTGA
- the LOC128167150 gene encoding manganese-dependent ADP-ribose/CDP-alcohol diphosphatase-like isoform X2, which produces MADVSGRIPHFKFGLIADVQYADSENGFNFSRTSERFYRKSLTLLEEAVQHWKQAKVDCVLQLGDIIDGKCRPEKQSEKCLQRVLNQFNELQGDVYHVWGNHELYNFERKVLLTSDLAPSPGCSSPPDSAYYSVVLHPKLLLVAMDCYEVSLLGVDNSYKYYDQAWKTLGAINKNDTWNSPEGLVGLDTRFVKYNGGCSTRQVQWLDQELTEARRKKQNVIVIGHLPVLESSAHAANLLWNFDDVLQVLSSHEDSVLCYCSGHDHDGGYAQDSAGIHHITFAGVIEAIDNNPFGTAHLYDNQLMLYGNGNVPNICMDLKYPIASGDS; this is translated from the exons ATGGCGGACGTCTCTGGGCGCATTCCCCACTTCAAGTTTGGTCTTATAGCAGACGTACAATACGCAGATTCAGAAAATGGATTCAATTTTAGCAGAACAAGCGAAAGATTCTACCGTAAATCCCTGACGCTGTTGGAGGAAGCCGTTCAACATTGGAAGCAGGCGAAAGTTGATTGCGTTCTACAACTAGGCGACATCATTGACGGTAAATGTCGTCCAGAGAAACAATCTGAAAAATGTCTGCAAAGAGTACTAAATCAATTCAATGAACTTCAGGGGGACGTGTATCATGTATGGGGAAATCACGAACTGTACAATTTCGAGCGGAAGGTTTTGTTAACCTCTGACCTGGCCCCAAGTCCCGGATGTAGCTCCCCACCCGACAGTGCTTACTACTCCGTTGTCCTTCATCCCAAACTCCTCCTAGTGGCCATGGACTGTTACGAAGTCAGCTTACTAGGGGTGGACAACTCTTACAAATATTACGACCAGGCATGGAAGACTCTGGGTGCCATAAACAAGAACGACACGTGGAACAGTCCAGAGGGTCTGGTTGGCTTGGATACGAGGTTCGTGAAGTACAACGGTGGGTGTTCCACGAGGCAGGTCCAGTGGCTAGACCAAGAGCTGACAGAGGCTAGAAGAAAGAAGCAGAATGTTATAGTTATCG GCCACCTCCCTGTGTTGGAAAGCAGCGCGCACGCGGCAAACTTACTATGGAACTTTGACGACGTTTTGCAAGTTCTGAGCTCCCACGAAGACAGCGTATTATGCTATTGTAGCGGCCATGATCATGATGGTGGATACGCTCAAGATAGTGCTGGAATTCACCATATCACATTTGCCGGAGTGATAGAAGCCATCGACAACAACCCGTTCGGTACAGCACATCTCTATGACAACCAGCTTATGCTCTACGGAAATGGAAATGTACCCAATATATGTATGGACTTGAAGTATCCAATAGCAAGTGGAGACAGTTGA
- the LOC128167152 gene encoding Rieske domain-containing protein-like, whose protein sequence is MTKEGQEWFVCRIEEFDQNSKKRFQVQDRDIVIIRRGEKFFALDSFCYHAGGPLFMGDIEDFNGLSCLVCPWHHYKVHIETGNMVYQSIDPHNPKNPPVWKNSGQKQRVHRVTVRDDSLFVTFSDCTGDLQSDQYNALEYRQRWQTNS, encoded by the exons atgacGAAAGAAGGACAG gaaTGGTTTGTTTGCAGAATTgaagaatttgaccaaaattccAAGAAAAGGTTTCAGGTACAAGACAGAGACATTGTGATCATAAGAAGAGGAGAAAAATTCTTTGCTCTTGACAGTTTTTGTTACC aTGCTGGAGGTCCTTTGTTTATGGGGGACATTGAg GACTTCAATGGTCTTTCTTGTTTAGTTTGTCCATGGCACCATTACAAAGTTCACATTGAGACTGGAAACATGGTGTACCAG TCTATTGACCCTCATAATCCAAAGAACCCCCCCGTGTGGAAGAATAGCGGACAGAAGCAGAGAGTGCATCGTGTGACAGTGCGTGACGACAGCCTCTTTGTCACTTTCTCGGACTGTACCGGCGACCTCCAATCAGACCAGTATAACGCTCTCGAGTACCGACAGCGGTGGCAAACAAATAGCTGA
- the LOC128166434 gene encoding uncharacterized protein LOC128166434 translates to MASSTHNNWVYPEDHFASNEQSLKFEICERIGIWNFSHDDWKRGCFIADDVLSIILNDLRNQARLHFEGLEIQSDFIRQASARQGMKIIAPDEFDAVIPFTIKGLVLQEVRLRDISDHYLPGQIRLRVENVAQIDRYPSLKKAGVFEMNSGICFINAKALQEQVFKSLMDKAFYVQSLAPKPLDTSNIYYVKRGSRPPTIELNIQHDILGCANVDFVPALVLDTEIISIPRGVLSAPFDTPFIFQRFGLMKWVNKERENQCIDENDRNLIWRSCSSSYEKFMFDLCEVSEERLYIRTACRIMKTVVKILYQHQNQAAVLLSSYHLKTVAMYCILLLTVPTNLTLPGYRLSGVSEALGYFLLFLESALEKKVLPDFFLGNEHLDEIFPGSYFSKIRIKYNLFDKETPELVNMAIFSFPVFKKVLAGCFDTANLDLTVVNFFRDRILIL, encoded by the coding sequence ATGGCTTCTAGCACACACAACAATTGGGTGTATCCTGAAGATCACTTTGCTTCTAACGAACaaagtttgaaatttgaaatttgtgaGAGGATTGGTATTTGGAATTTTTCCCATGATGACTGGAAAAGAGGTTGTTTCATTGCAGATGATGTGTTAAGTATAATTCTGAACGATCTTAGAAATCAGGCTCGATTGCATTTCGAGGGGCTAGAGATTCAGAGCGACTTTATTCGACAGGCAAGTGCAAGacagggaatgaaaatcatAGCACCTGATGAGTTTGATGCCGTTATACCGTTTACAATCAAAGGACTTGTCCTACAAGAAGTTCGCCTGCGAGACATCTCTGATCATTATTTGCCTGGTCAGATACGACTTCGTGTGGAAAATGTTGCACAAATTGATAGGTATCCAAGCCTGAAAAAGGCAGGAGTGTTTGAGATGAATTCCGGAATATGTTTCATCAATGCAAAGGCTTTACAAGAACAAGTTTTCAAATCTCTAATGGATAAAGCATTTTATGTTCAGTCATTGGCTCCAAAACCTTTAGACACTTCAAACATTTATTACGTTAAAAGAGGATCCAGACCCCCAACAATCGAATTGAATATCCAGCACGACATTTTGGGATGTGCAAACGTGGATTTTGTTCCTGCACTTGTTCTGGACACCGAAATAATATCTATTCCTCGAGGCGTTCTGTCGGCTCCGTTCGACACACCTTTTATCTTTCAAAGATTTGGTCTAATGAAATGGGTTAACAAAGAGAGAGAAAACCAATGCATCGATGAGAATGACCGAAATTTGATATGGCGAAGTTGTTCATCGTCGTATGAGAAATTCATGTTCGACCTATGCGAAGTCAGCGAGGAAAGACTCTACATCAGAACAGCGTGTCGCATCATGAAAACTGTTGTAAAGATTCTATATCAGCATCAAAATCAGGCAGCAGTTCTGCTGTCCTCCTATCATTTGAAGACCGTTGCCATGTATTGCATCCTTCTGTTGACCGTACCTACAAACCTGACGTTACCGGGTTATCGCCTCAGCGGGGTCAGCGAGGCTTTGGGATACTTTCTGTTATTTTTGGAGTCAGCACTGGAGAAAAAAGTTCTGCCAGATTTTTTCCTCGGAAATGAACACCTGGATGAAATATTTCCGGGATCGTATTTCTCCAAAATTCGCATCAAATACAacttatttgataaagaaactCCGGAACTCGTAAACATGGCGATATTCAGTTTTCCTGTATTCAAAAAAGTTCTTGCTGGATGTTTTGATACCGCGAATTTAGACCTAACAGTTGTCAACTTTTTTAGAGACAGAATTCttatattgtaa